In Drosophila santomea strain STO CAGO 1482 chromosome 2L, Prin_Dsan_1.1, whole genome shotgun sequence, a single window of DNA contains:
- the LOC120446513 gene encoding glucose-6-phosphate 1-epimerase isoform X1 has product MATTAAAMAATSVVVLDRGNNTTCTINLHGATVVSWRVNNQEQLFVSKLASFDGKKAIRGGIPFVFPQFGAWSFGPQHGFARITRWHLERPPDRLHNGDVEAIFSLMDNDFTRSIWNYQFRITYRLILREKELHFHIGVYNPSKELSFTFNMLLHTYLKVPDVRRCQITGLQGCHFIDKTRENALYQEGREVVTVNEWTDRIYQHTPQEHVITNVVSGRKMRLHKYNFPDTVIWNPWIDRSREMSDFGDDEFPNMLCVEAGNVTSPVILLPGTAFEASQILQQFKCPYTIDPSSWKKNYLTNFLQYD; this is encoded by the exons GTGCCACGGTCGTGTCCTGGCGGGTAAACAATCAGGAGCAGTTGTTTGTCAG CAAACTGGCCTCGTTCGATGGCAAGAAGGCGATACGTGGTGGGATTCCGTTTGTCTTTC CTCAGTTCGGTGCCTGGTCCTTTGGGCCACAGCATGGATTTGCGAGGATTACCAGGTGGCACCTGGAGAGGCCGCCAGACAGGCTGCACAATGGCGATGTGGAGGCCATATTCTCGCTGATGGACAATGACTTTACGCGATCCATCTGGAACTATCA GTTTCGCATCACTTATCGGCTGATCCTGCGCGAAAAGGAGCTGCACTTCCACATCGGCGTCTACAATCCCAGCAAGGAGCTGAGCTTCACCTTCAACATGCTGCTGCACACCTACCTAAAGGTGCCCGATGTGCGGCGATGTCAGATCACTGGCCTCCAGGGCTGCCACTTCATTGACAAGACGCGGGAGAATGCGCTCTATCAGGAGGGACGCGAGGTGGTCACCGTCAATGAGTGGACCGACAGGATCTACCAGCACACGCCGCAGGAGCACGTCATCACAAACGTGGTGTCCGGCCGGAAGATGAGACTGCACAAGTACAATTTTCCCGATACGG TCATCTGGAATCCTTGGATTGATCGATCGCGTGAGATGAGTGACTTCGGGGACGACGAGTTCCCCAACATGTTGTGCGTGGAGGCGGGCAATGTCACGTCGCCGGTGATCCTGCTGCCGGGCACCGCTTTCGAGGCCAGCCAGATCCTTCAG CAATTCAAGTGTCCTTATACCATAGACCCATCCAGCTGGAAGAAAAACTATCTAACCAACTTCTTACAATACGACTAG